Below is a genomic region from Salinirussus salinus.
ACCGGCCGCCGGTCTGGCCCGGTATCGAACGCGGGCTGACGCCGTTCTCGGGGTCATGCCGGAACCGCTCGAACTTGCCCGACTCGTGGTGGGCGGCCTCGCTGATCTCCTCCTCGGTCAGCGTCGCCCCCAGCGAGGGGTCGGGTTCGCGGTCGAAGAAGTCGACGCCGACGTTGCGCATCTCCCCGCCGAGCTTCTGGTCGTAGAGGATGATGGTGGGGATCTGGTAGTCGTAGGCGACCTGGAAGGCAGTCCGGGTCTGCTCGTAGGCCTCCTCCAGATTCCCGGGCGCGAACACGACCCTGTTGGAGTCGCCCTGGCTGGTGTACAGCACGTGCTCGAGGTCGGCCTGCTCGGTCTTGGTGGGCATCCCTGTAGAGGGGCCGGCCCGCATCGCCTCCACGAGCACCAGCGGCGTCTCTGTCATCTCCGCCAGCCCGAGGGGTTCGCTCATCAGCGCGAACCCGCCGCCGGAGGAGCCCGACATCGCCTTCACGCCGGCGTGGGAGGCCCCCAGCGCGAGGGCGGCGGCGGCGATCTCGTCTTCGACCTGCTCGGCGATGCCGCCAAAGTCCGAGAGGTTCTGGGACATGATCGTGAACACGTCCGTCCAGGGGGTCATCGGGTAGCCGGCGATGAACCGACAGCCCGAATCGAGCGCGGCGTAGGCGATGGCGTTGCTCCCGCTCATCAGCGCCTGGTCGGTCTCGTGGCTCCCCGTCGGGACGCGCAGGTCGTGAGTGAACTCGAACTCGCTTGCTTGCTCGTAGGCCTCTTCGAGGATGGTGAGGTTTGCCTCCATCACCTCGCCGGACATCGCCTCCTCGACGAGTTCCTCGAAGTAGCTCACGTCCTTGCCGACGAGCGCGGCCGTCGCGCCGACGCCCGCGGTGTTGCGCATGACCTCGCGGCCGTGCTCGCGGGCGAGTGCCCGCAGGTCCATCGGGTAGACGTGCCAGCCCTCCTGCTGGGCGCGTTCCTCCAGCCGGATCTCCGCGATGTCCTCTTCCTCGAAGAAGCCGGTATCGTAGACCACGACCCCGCCCTCGTTGAGGTCGTCGAGGTTCTCGGCCAGCGGCTTGACCTTCTCGTTGCCGTAGTAGGCCCCCTCCTGCGGGCTGCGGGCGAAGGAGTCGCCGAGCGCGAGCAGGAAGTTGAAGCCGTCCCCGCGCGAGCGGACCGGCTGGTCGGCTGCCCGTACCTCCACGTACGTGTGGCCGCCTCTGATCCGCGACGGATAGTGCCGGTGGGTGAAGACGTCGAGCCCCGACCGCATCAGCGCCTTGGCGAAGTTCTGGCTCGTCGAATCGATCCCGTCGCCAGACCCGCCGGCGATCCGCCACATTAGTGTCTGGTCTGTCATATGTCGGTGTCGGCCCCGGTCGGGTGCCGTATGTCAACCTTTGTCGTGACGGGACTAAACTCTTGTCACCGAATGGATGAATAACGATCGTGATGGACTGCGGGCCGTGCCGGCGGCCGCGGGACGCGACTGGAATCCCCGCACCGCTCCCCGAGCGCCGCTACTGGCGGCGGTGGGCTGCCGGGTACTTGAGGGCGGGAGACGAGGACCGTCCGACTCTCCGCCCGGCCCGTCGGTCGCCCGACCGGGTTTTTAATATCCGCCGCGGCCGAGGCCGGAGTATGCGCCGCACAGACCTGGCCCGAGACGGGGCGCGGGTGGGACGATGAACATTCTCGAACACGTCCTGCTCCCGGTCGCACACGAGGAGGACGCGCTCGCGACGGCCCGACGGCTCGAGCCGTACGACCCGGAGCGGGTGACCGCGCTGCACGTCGTCGAGAAGGGCGGCGGCGTCCCGGACAAGACTCCGGTCGAACAGTCCGAGGAGCTGGCCGAGGAGTCCTACGCGGCGGTCCGGGAGGTCTTCCCCGACGCCGACGAACACACCGCCTACGGCCGGGACGTCGCCGAGGCGATCTTCGAGGCCGCCGAGGCGGTCGACGCGAGCGCCATCGCCTACCGCGCCCGCGGCGGCAACCGACTCATGCAGTTTCTCTCGGGCGACGTCTCCCTGGATCTGGTCACCGATGCGGACCGGCCCGTCATCGCGCTCCCGCGGGCCGACGCGAGTGAGTAGGTCGCGGAGGGGGTGGGGCCGGCCTCGGCGATCCCCCGGGAATCGCCGACGCGGGTCCCGTCAACGCTCGCCTGACTGACCCTCGTTTTGCCCCCGTCCCCCCAGTGTCCGGTCACGGGCGGCTCACAGCTCCCCCTGGAGCCGCGCGGCGACCGCGACGAGCGCGATACCGGCGAGCCCGACCGCGCCCGTCGCGACGAAGACCGGCGTGTAGCTGCCCAGCCGGTCGACCCCGACGCCGGCCACAAAGGGGCCGAGCAGCCCGGGGACCGCGAAGGACAGCGAGACGAGCCCGAACAGGGCGTTGAGGTTTCGCTCGCCGAACAGGTCCGCGGGAACGGAAGACAGCAGTGCGCCGGTGCCGCCGTAGCCGACGCCGAAGAAGACGGCGACGGCGAGCACCAGCAGCGAGGTGTGCGCGAGCGGGAGGACGAGCACCGCCAGCGCCATCGCGGCCCCGCAGGCGACGAAGACGGCCAGCCGACCCAGGCGGTCGCCGACCCCGCCGACGGCCAGGCGGGTGAGCGCAGTCGTCCCGCCCAGCACGCTCAGCGCGAGCACGCCCGTCTCCCGGATGCCCTGCCCGGCGGCGTAGTTGACGAGGTGGTTGAGCAGGACGTACAGCGTCCCGTACAGCAGCACGTAGCCGGCAAAGAGGAGGAGGAAGGCGCGGTTCCCGGCGACCGCGCGGACCCCGCGCAGCTGCTCGCGCCAGCCGCCAGTCGCCTCCGGTCGCCCGTCCGGGAACTCGGTGTCGACCGCGGCGTCGACGCCTGCGGGGTCGTCGGCCATCAGCAGCGCCGCCAGCACCAGCGCGAGCGCGAGGGCGACTCCCAGCACGAGAAACGCCCCTCGCCAGCCGACCCGGCCGACGAGCGCGGCGGCGGTCGGGGCGATGACGACCATCCCGACCCCGAGGCCGGCGCTCGCGACGCCGGTCGCCAGGCCGCGCCGGCGCCGGAACCACTGCGGCGGCGTGGCGTAGCCGACGACGAAGGCGACGCTCATCCCGGCCCCGGTCACGACGCTGTAGGTCAGGACGAGCACGGGGAGGCTGCCGGCCCGGCTCCCCGCGACCATCCCCCCGCCCAGCAGCGCGGCCGCGAGCACGAGCCCCCGCCGGGGCCCGAGCCACTCCACCACCCCGCCCATCGGCGGGGCGACCACGTAGAGGACGAACAGCTGCACCCCGAAGACCAGCGAAATCCGGGCCGTCGAGGCCGGGAACGTCGCCGCGAGCGGGTCGAGGAAGACACCGAAGGAGTAGGTCATCCCGAAGACGACGCCGCTTGCCAGAAAGCAGGCCGCGACGACGAGCCAGCCGTAGTACACCGGCCCGTCGGCGAGCCGGGCCCGGAGCAGCCTCATAGAAACCCCCGACCGGTCTCGGGCTCAAATTGTTGCCGGTTTCCGTGTCGACGGCTGGCGAACGAGCCCCGCCCGGGAACGGGAACGACGCCGGCCCTCAGCCCCGCCGCCACCGCCGGACGAGGATGCTCACCGTAGCGAAGGTGACACCGAATGCGGTCCCGAGCACCGCAGCCCGGGTCGGGGAGCCGTCGTGTAACACCATCTCGGCACCCCCGTAGGTGGCGCCGGGGACGACTGCGAGTATCAGCCACCAGACGATGGCGTGCTCGTGGAGCCAGTCGGCCACACTCGCGTACGAGGTGCGGATGCTGGAGGGCATGTGGGCCCCGACGCCTGCTGGCGACGAAACCGTTGCGCCGGCCGACCACGGAGCCCCGGCGGCGCGTCCGGGTTCGGGTCACTCCCCGGTCTCCTCGTCCGCAGGCGCGCCCTCGCCCTCTGACGGGTCGCGCTCGTCGCCAGGGTCGCCGTCCCGGGGGGGTCCGGACCCGCCTGCAGCGGGGTCGTCGGTGCGCCAGGGAGGACGCCCGCCGACCGCCCGCCGCGCGACGAGGCCGGCGGCGAGGACGGCGCCCCCGAAGAGCACGAACGGGCCGAGGCGAGCGGCCAGAAGCACGGCCCCGTACAGCAGGTCACCGAGCGCCCCCACCGAGCCCAGGAACGCCGAGACGGGCGAACTCCCGGCGTCGTCCTCAGCGTCCGCTCCGGGTTCTGGCTCGCGCAGCTCCACCCGGAGCGTCGAGAACGCGACGCGGTTCTCGAGTGCGCGTCGCTCTGCCTCCAGCCGCTCGATCTCGGACTGGACCGACGAGAGCCGCTCCTCGACGCGCAGGAGTTCCTCCGTCGAGTTCGCCCGGTCGTAGAAGGAGCGCAGCCTGTCCCGGCGCTCCCGCAGGTTCGTCAGCCGCGCCTCCAGGTCGACGAGCTGGTCGGTGACGTCCTCGGTTTCGGTCCCCTCGCTCAGCACGGTCCCGCGCTCCCTGGCGTCGGCGAGCGCGTCGGAGAAGCGCTCGGCGGGCACCCGGACGACGACGTAGCCGGTCGTCCACGAGCGGTTGTCCCGGGTGTTCCGGGTCGAGCCCGACTCGCTGACGTAGCCGCCCAGACTCCGTGCCCGGTCCGCGACGGCCGAGCGCGCGGCCTCGAAGTCCCCGACCCGGAGTTCGACGGTCCCGGTCCTGATGACCGCCCTGTCGACCTGTGCCTGGCCGGCGACCGCGTCCCCACCGCCGGCCTCGGCGCCAGCGTCACCGCCGGCCGGCCCGTCCGCCCCGTCGGCACCGCCGCCACCGCCGTCGCCGGCGTTGGCGGCCCCGCCGCCGCCCCCGAGCGACCCACAGCCCGCCAGCACCACCAGGGCGACGAGCGCGACGGTCGCGAGCCCGCGTGTCCGGTCCATGCTCGGACTGATCCGACGAGCGACACAAAAAAGAAGCGTAAGGCCGGACGGTCGTTTGACCCTCCGGGCTGCCGGTCCGGACCCTCGTCCCCAGGGCCGAACGCAGGCGCAGTGACCGGGTCCCGCTCAGGGCCAGTCGTCGGGGAATTCGTCCCGGTGGTTCTCGATCAGGACCAGCAGCGGCGCGATGTCCCCCCAGTTCGGACCCTTGCTTATCTTGTTCGCCTCCCGGTCCCACTCGATGAACCCCATCTCCTCGAGCTTCGGCAGGTGGTTGTGGACGATGTCGAGCTCGAGCACCTCCGGCTCGATATCCTCCGAAACCACGTTCAGCGGGTCCCGGTCGTCGTCGTCCTGGGGGTTGTGTCTCAACAGTGAGAGAAGCAACTGGCGCCGGTAGGGACTGGAGAGCGCATCGAAAATGTCGTCCACTGTTGAAGGATCCAACACGGTCGACCAACAGGCCCCCGACCGATACGCCTGTGGCATGGCACACCATGGGAGCTCTTGTCGCCCCGCTCCGCTCCGATAGTGACCGCGCGCCCACCCGTTCCGGGCGAGAACGGGACGAGCGGGAAAACCGGTCGCCACCCCCCTTCCCTCACTCGCCGACGGTCTCCTCGACGACCGCGACCTCCTCCTCGGTCAGCCCGTAGAGGTCGTAGACGATCTCGTCGATCAGGTCGTCCGTCCGCTCGATCTTCGCCTCCAGTTCGTCGGCGCGGGCCCGCGTCTCCCGATAGCTCGCAAGCCCCTCGCGGACGTCCGCGACCGCGGGCAGCGTGAGCGCGCGCAGGCGGTCGACCGGCGAGTTGGTCTTGGTGGCGGTCTCCCGGAAGCCCGCGAAGCCGCCGGCCTCGTCGACGGCCACCGGGACAAAGGCCTCCACCAGGTCGGCCTCGGTCTCGCTCAGGTCCGTGACCCGCAGCGCCGGCAGCGGGTCGGTCTCGGTGTAGCCCCACTGGTCCGTTTCATACGCATCCTCGTCGTCGGGCTTGTACCGCGCCGTCAGCCGAACCGTGACCGTCGTGGGTGACTCGCGGGCCACCGTGGCCTCCCCGACCCGGAGGTTGGGGTACTCCTCCGCGGTGGCCTGGAGGATGGAGTCGGCGGCCCCCTCCGGTGGCTGGGTCAACCCCGCGTCCGCGAGGGTCTGGCCGTCCGAGTACGAACCGAGGTGGTCTAACAGATTATCATTGAGATTCCGTCGCTGTACCGTCAACTGCTCTATTTTCTGTACTTTCTCATCTATGGATTCGTAAGTCGATGAGTCATACACCAGCGGTAGTTTTCTGATATGTTCCGGAAAGACGTTCAACTGTCCGCTGATAGCTTGCATGTAATAATAATGCATCAACGACGAATTGATGATGCCGAGGACAGACTTGGCCTGTACATTCTGGGATCGCTCTAAATCATCGGAGTAAATCGTCGTATCCCGGTCGTAGACCATGGACTCGTCCGAATCAGAAGCTGGCCGAGTGTGCTCAACGATTTCGATGCCGCGTGCAGAGAGAGTGCTGTCATCAGCTTCTACTAAATCGGCTTTGGAAATGACGTTGACAACTGAATCTTCAGTATAATACTGTTCTTCATCGATGGCGGCTACAAGACCGTTTGCTCCAGCTACCTTCCGAATACACACTTTTGTATTCTCGAATAGTTCGGGAAATGCCGGCCTGTGTAGCTCTTGCCGGTCATACCATAGATATCTGCCATTGTACGAGATTGAATATCTTGAGATGTCCGCTCCCTTGATCAATTCGACGACCTCGCCCTCCACATCAGAGGGGTATTCGTCGAAAACAAACCGGCTGGCGTTCCCAGGCTGGGCTCCCCAGCTCGCATAATATAATCGTGAGAGAGGAAACGAATTCTCCCGAATCGCCCTCAGCATATCGGGGGTCTTCTCAGTCCAATCAATGCGGATCTGTGCACCTGGTAGACGTTGATACTCTGCAACAGGGAGGTGGCACCGCTCAGTCACTCCTGACTGATTCATCACATCAATACCGATAGTCGTAGCCTGTCCTCCCGATTGAGAGATATACACGACGGGCGCATTCGTGGCATCATCGAAAACGTTCTGCTCACGTAGATCCAGAATCCTGTGAATGTCGCCATCATCGAGAACGGTCTCGCGCCAGACGGAGGCGTACGACTCTGTTAGGATCTTATCGGGCACAATATAGGAATAATAGCCGCTGGTCCGGGCCAGCGAGCCGGCTAATTCGGAGAATAGCACGTACAAATCAAACCGCCGAAAGGCTGTCTCGTACGTGTCCTTGAAATAGGTGGCTTGGTCGTCTGGGATTCGAATGATATTGACATACGGCGGATTTCCAGCTATGGCATCGAACCCTGCACCCTCCATCCGCTCCCCGTCCTCGCCGAAGAAGACCTCGGGGAACTCCAGTTCCCAGTGGAAGAAGTCCTCCTCGTCGGCCATCGCCTGCGCGCTGGCGAACCAGTCCCGCTCCTGTATGTCGGCCCACGCATCGTCATCCTCGATGGCGCCGGCCATCTCCTCGTAGACGCCCTCGGGGACGTCCAGCCCGAACTGCTCGGCGGTGTGGACGTTGGCGACCTCGAACAGCCGCCGATATAATGGATCGGCGCGGATCTCCCCGTAGATCTCCTCCATCGACTTGATGTCCTCGAGCGTTTCGTTGTCGATGGCCAGCAGGTCCTGCATCAGCTCCATGACGTGGCCCAGGGTCTCCTGGCGGGCGCGGGCGAAGGCCTGCCCGAGGGTGAGCTGCCCGCCGCCGTCCTCCGGGTCCTCCGAGAGCACCTCGGTGATGTCCGAACCCACGAGCGAGTTCCCGGTCTTGAGGTGGTGGTCCAGGAAGGCGAGCGGCTGGTCGGCCGCCAGCGTCTCCAGCCACATCGACAGCTTCCCCAGCTCGACGGCCATCCCGTTCACGTCGACGCCGTAGATGCACTCCTTGGCGATCTCCCGGCGGAGGTGTTGCTCGTCGTAGGACTGGATCTCCTGCTCGCGGACGACCTCCATCACCCGCTCGGTCAGGTAGCCCGTCGCGCTCGTCAGGAAGTGGGCGCTTCCCATCGCCGGGTCCAGGATCTGGAGGTCCTTGACGGCCTGCCAGAACCGCCGGAAGTACTCCCGGTCGCTGGGCTCCAGTCCGTCCGCGCGCAGGTCGGCCTCGATGTCTTCCAGCAGGGGGTCGACGGTCTCCTCGACGATGTAGGAGACGACGTAGTCGGGGGTGTAGTAGGCGCCCGTCGCCTTGCGCTCGCCCTCGTCGTTGACGACGTACAGCTCCCCTTCCTCGACGGTCTCGACCGCGTCGGCAACGCTGACCTCCGTGGCGGGCTTCCAGACCTGTC
It encodes:
- a CDS encoding 2-oxoacid:acceptor oxidoreductase subunit alpha, translating into MTDQTLMWRIAGGSGDGIDSTSQNFAKALMRSGLDVFTHRHYPSRIRGGHTYVEVRAADQPVRSRGDGFNFLLALGDSFARSPQEGAYYGNEKVKPLAENLDDLNEGGVVVYDTGFFEEEDIAEIRLEERAQQEGWHVYPMDLRALAREHGREVMRNTAGVGATAALVGKDVSYFEELVEEAMSGEVMEANLTILEEAYEQASEFEFTHDLRVPTGSHETDQALMSGSNAIAYAALDSGCRFIAGYPMTPWTDVFTIMSQNLSDFGGIAEQVEDEIAAAALALGASHAGVKAMSGSSGGGFALMSEPLGLAEMTETPLVLVEAMRAGPSTGMPTKTEQADLEHVLYTSQGDSNRVVFAPGNLEEAYEQTRTAFQVAYDYQIPTIILYDQKLGGEMRNVGVDFFDREPDPSLGATLTEEEISEAAHHESGKFERFRHDPENGVSPRSIPGQTGGRFLASGNEHNTVGHISEDPDNRKAQMDRRMRKLEHVREELDGRDQSHQTRHGPADAEYGLLVWGSQQDTVFEAVDRLNAAGHDVKALGVSDMLPYPEAEVREFLESVRECVVVEMNATGQFRGLTQKELGQYGEKLSSLLKYDGEAFEPGEVVDGFESSIDGGQPAAGNMKFVPAAGD
- a CDS encoding universal stress protein — encoded protein: MNILEHVLLPVAHEEDALATARRLEPYDPERVTALHVVEKGGGVPDKTPVEQSEELAEESYAAVREVFPDADEHTAYGRDVAEAIFEAAEAVDASAIAYRARGGNRLMQFLSGDVSLDLVTDADRPVIALPRADASE
- a CDS encoding MFS transporter yields the protein MRLLRARLADGPVYYGWLVVAACFLASGVVFGMTYSFGVFLDPLAATFPASTARISLVFGVQLFVLYVVAPPMGGVVEWLGPRRGLVLAAALLGGGMVAGSRAGSLPVLVLTYSVVTGAGMSVAFVVGYATPPQWFRRRRGLATGVASAGLGVGMVVIAPTAAALVGRVGWRGAFLVLGVALALALVLAALLMADDPAGVDAAVDTEFPDGRPEATGGWREQLRGVRAVAGNRAFLLLFAGYVLLYGTLYVLLNHLVNYAAGQGIRETGVLALSVLGGTTALTRLAVGGVGDRLGRLAVFVACGAAMALAVLVLPLAHTSLLVLAVAVFFGVGYGGTGALLSSVPADLFGERNLNALFGLVSLSFAVPGLLGPFVAGVGVDRLGSYTPVFVATGAVGLAGIALVAVAARLQGEL
- a CDS encoding DUF4349 domain-containing protein gives rise to the protein MDRTRGLATVALVALVVLAGCGSLGGGGGAANAGDGGGGGADGADGPAGGDAGAEAGGGDAVAGQAQVDRAVIRTGTVELRVGDFEAARSAVADRARSLGGYVSESGSTRNTRDNRSWTTGYVVVRVPAERFSDALADARERGTVLSEGTETEDVTDQLVDLEARLTNLRERRDRLRSFYDRANSTEELLRVEERLSSVQSEIERLEAERRALENRVAFSTLRVELREPEPGADAEDDAGSSPVSAFLGSVGALGDLLYGAVLLAARLGPFVLFGGAVLAAGLVARRAVGGRPPWRTDDPAAGGSGPPRDGDPGDERDPSEGEGAPADEETGE
- a CDS encoding ArsR family transcriptional regulator encodes the protein MDDIFDALSSPYRRQLLLSLLRHNPQDDDDRDPLNVVSEDIEPEVLELDIVHNHLPKLEEMGFIEWDREANKISKGPNWGDIAPLLVLIENHRDEFPDDWP
- a CDS encoding Eco57I restriction-modification methylase domain-containing protein, encoding MSQATLGSAPYRNSNLFSGYYLDERVDDLEGWDCDSEAEAAFETLRELWAQEGDLVAGYKEDELLAAWVDEVLDTLGFGSLSEPTLPDGGGYNDRLLFESEGARREGAARRRDGNAEAMYARAAAVLEAKQWGADFSARFNEARSYRDASHQVKYYLERTPEDLRWGVLTDGKKWRLYGTKDYATETYYEVDLPELLESGSLEEFKYFYAFFRPAAFRETAGTSFLDRVWNESETAAQELGEDLQDNVFTALRVLGEGFVHTNDLDIDPDDEAARRELKEQSLVLLYRLMFVLYAESRGLIHPEEPAKQAEYEEHFSLDQLRLEVHEDIQSGDSFEDYSGFATQIWGRLEDLFGLVDEGEESLGIPPYNGGLFDPEEHEFLAEHEVADRYIAEVIYRLGTTEADGAGAAGDGAGEGSFVLADYADLDTRHLGSIYEGLLEHEFRIAPEQYAAVAADGGQVWKPATEVSVADAVETVEEGELYVVNDEGERKATGAYYTPDYVVSYIVEETVDPLLEDIEADLRADGLEPSDREYFRRFWQAVKDLQILDPAMGSAHFLTSATGYLTERVMEVVREQEIQSYDEQHLRREIAKECIYGVDVNGMAVELGKLSMWLETLAADQPLAFLDHHLKTGNSLVGSDITEVLSEDPEDGGGQLTLGQAFARARQETLGHVMELMQDLLAIDNETLEDIKSMEEIYGEIRADPLYRRLFEVANVHTAEQFGLDVPEGVYEEMAGAIEDDDAWADIQERDWFASAQAMADEEDFFHWELEFPEVFFGEDGERMEGAGFDAIAGNPPYVNIIRIPDDQATYFKDTYETAFRRFDLYVLFSELAGSLARTSGYYSYIVPDKILTESYASVWRETVLDDGDIHRILDLREQNVFDDATNAPVVYISQSGGQATTIGIDVMNQSGVTERCHLPVAEYQRLPGAQIRIDWTEKTPDMLRAIRENSFPLSRLYYASWGAQPGNASRFVFDEYPSDVEGEVVELIKGADISRYSISYNGRYLWYDRQELHRPAFPELFENTKVCIRKVAGANGLVAAIDEEQYYTEDSVVNVISKADLVEADDSTLSARGIEIVEHTRPASDSDESMVYDRDTTIYSDDLERSQNVQAKSVLGIINSSLMHYYYMQAISGQLNVFPEHIRKLPLVYDSSTYESIDEKVQKIEQLTVQRRNLNDNLLDHLGSYSDGQTLADAGLTQPPEGAADSILQATAEEYPNLRVGEATVARESPTTVTVRLTARYKPDDEDAYETDQWGYTETDPLPALRVTDLSETEADLVEAFVPVAVDEAGGFAGFRETATKTNSPVDRLRALTLPAVADVREGLASYRETRARADELEAKIERTDDLIDEIVYDLYGLTEEEVAVVEETVGE